The Candidatus Baltobacteraceae bacterium genome contains the following window.
GTGGCTGACGCGAACGTTGTACGTTGTGGTGCCGTAGCGTCCGTCATGAAACGTTCGCGCATCGCCATTGACGAATTTGAAGGAAGCGAGTGCAGCCACTTGCCATTGACCGTGCACGTTTACAAGAACGGGGCCCCCGCTGTCTCCGCTTCCGGCCATGCCTTCGAGTGGAAGCGCTGCGGGCGGCTTTTCGAAGGTGTATGCGAGCCAGCGGGTTTGAACGCTTGAAAGCCGCGTGAACGCTCGACGGAGCGCCGTACGGTGAGACGATCCTGAGCCAAAACCAGTGAGACCTGTGCCCGTCGCGCCTTTGCCGATGATTTCGACGACGTCGCCCACCTGCGCGTCGCCCGTGAATAGTTGCGCGGGCGTTACGTCGCGCGCCGGCGTGGCCAGTTTCAAAAGTGCGATGTCGTTGGACAACAGGTGGAACTTCATCGCCTCCGACGCGTTGCCCGTTTTCAGCGCACTGGCGATAAGCTCGTTGGGGAGATTCTTATATCCC
Protein-coding sequences here:
- a CDS encoding trypsin-like serine protease, with the translated sequence MKWLIVVLLLLIPTTADAIVIRDDVPDTNYRVAASAFPALVDLPYEGQGVLIAPQWVVTAAHAVTWQTDMGMKVREVTIEGVPRAVERVIVYPGYKNLPNELIASALKTGNASEAMKFHLLSNDIALLKLATPARDVTPAQLFTGDAQVGDVVEIIGKGATGTGLTGFGSGSSHRTALRRAFTRLSSVQTRWLAYTFEKPPAALPLEGMAGSGDSGGPVLVNVHGQWQVAALASFKFVNGDARTFHDGRYGTTTYNVRVSHYKTWIDSTMK